The Sinomonas sp. P10A9 genome contains the following window.
CCGGCCGCCGTCGATCTCCTCGAGGTGGTTCATGCTGCGGAGCAGCGTGCTCTTGCCCGAGCCCGAGGGCCCGATGATGCACATCACCTCGCCTCGCTCGACGGTCAGGTCGACGCCCTTGAGGACCTCCAGGGGGCCGAAGCGCTTCTTGAGTCCGGTGACCCGGAGGACGACCTCGCGCGCGCCGGTCTCCCGGGCGGCCGGGGTGGTGGATGAGGCGGTCATCAGGCCCTCCTGGCTGCAGTGGCTGACTTGGTCTGGACGGGAACAATCCCTGCGATCGTGCGCTTGAGCTTCTCCCACGGGGTGGGCGGCAGCGCGCGGCGGCCGCCCTTGGCGTAGTGGCGCTCGATGTAGTACTGGATGATGCTCAGGACGCTCGTGACGATCAGGTACCAGATGCTCGCGACGATGAGCAGCGGGATGGTCTGGAAGGTGCGGTTGTAGACGAGCTGTGCCGAGTACAGCAGTTCCGGCATCGAGGTCACGCTCACGAGCGAGGTGGACTTGAGCATGCCGATGACCTGATTGCCCGTCGGCGGCACGATCACGCGCATCGCCTGGGGGAGGATGACGCGGCGCAGCGCGCGTGATGTGCGCATGCCGAGCGCGACCGAGGCCTCAAGCTGGCCCTGGTCCACCGAGAGGATGCCGCCCCGGACGATCTCGGACATATAGGCGCCTTCATTGAGTGCGAGCCCGAGGAGGGCGGCCATGAAGGGGGTCACGATCTGGTTGGCGTTGCCCGCCCAGATCGTCGGACCGATGAAGGGAATTCCCACATCGATCGTCGGGAAGAGTGCCGCAAGGTTGTACCAGAAGATCAGCTGGACCAGGAGCGGCGTTCCCCGGAAGAACCACGTGTAGAACCATGCGACCGTCGAGAGGATCCGGATCGGCGAGAGCCGCATGACGGCGGTGAGCATGCCGAGCAGGATGCCGAAGAGCATCGACAGGACTGTCAGCTCGAGGGTCCGCAGGAGGCCGAACACGATGCTCTGGCTGAAGAACCAGCCGGCTACTACGTCCCACTGCAGGTTCGGATTCGTGAACAGCATCTGGACGATGCCGCCCGCGAACAGGAGGACAAGCACCGAGAGGATCCACCAGCCCCAGTGGGCGCGATGCGCGACCCGGATGTCGTCGGACGCCTCGGTGGCCGGCCGCGCGTCGTTGACCGTGCTCATCGGTCTCCACCGGCCCCTCGGCTGAGCCGGGAGCGGCCTGTGGCGACGGGCTGCGCGTGCACGGATCCAAGCCCGAGTCCGGGCGTGTTCGCGTGACCGGGATTCCACCCGGGGGACGGGCCGACGGTGCAGCCCCGTGCGCTAACAACGTTCTTCATGGGAGTTGCCCTTCTGGGGAATCGGAGCTCCCCACGGAGGTCGGGTATGCGGTGCACTGCCGCCTGCCGGGTGGGAGAACATCAGTGCCTCTCCAGAGGACTCCGGGTCGGCGATGTGACCTTCCTCATAGTGGGCCACTTTGGATCAAAGATCAAGAGAATCTGGAGAAGTGGACCAAAGAGGCTCTGGGTCTTGCCTTTGGCCGGAACCCAGTTTGTATATTTGATCCATGTCCATAGCCATAGCCAAGAGGGTCGAGCCTGCGCTCCTGACTGATCAGGTGTACGAAACGATCCATCAGGCGATTCTCAGCGGCGAGCTGCCCGGGGGCTCCCGGCTGACCGTGCGCGAGCTGGCGGACCAGGTCGGGACGAGTGCGATGCCGGTGAGGGAAGCCATCCGCCGACTGGAGGAGTCCGGCATGGTCGCGCGCGAGCCGCACAAGGGCGCGGTCGTGAAGACCCTCACT
Protein-coding sequences here:
- a CDS encoding amino acid ABC transporter permease — translated: MSTVNDARPATEASDDIRVAHRAHWGWWILSVLVLLFAGGIVQMLFTNPNLQWDVVAGWFFSQSIVFGLLRTLELTVLSMLFGILLGMLTAVMRLSPIRILSTVAWFYTWFFRGTPLLVQLIFWYNLAALFPTIDVGIPFIGPTIWAGNANQIVTPFMAALLGLALNEGAYMSEIVRGGILSVDQGQLEASVALGMRTSRALRRVILPQAMRVIVPPTGNQVIGMLKSTSLVSVTSMPELLYSAQLVYNRTFQTIPLLIVASIWYLIVTSVLSIIQYYIERHYAKGGRRALPPTPWEKLKRTIAGIVPVQTKSATAARRA